AGAAAATAATAACAGTATTTTTGGAAGAACTTTAGCAGAAAAAGCTAAAAATACACCAGATACTTTTCAGGCACCTTTAGATAATTACAAAGGATTAGAAGCAAAAGCTGATGACTTAGTTAAAACCATCGAAGGTTTAAAAGTAGAGCTTAGCAAACAGGCAGAATACGATCAAAAGTTAGAGATTCAAGAAAGTTTTGCTTCGCTTAACAATACGGAGCCTTCTACAAATATCTTCTTTACAAAAGGAGATGAAAATGTTCCCTCAAAAGCAGCAGGTGATTTAAAAAGTAAAATCGATGCTTTTAAAACATACATTAATCAGACATTTGGTGGGAATCCATTAATGAAAGAGATGGTTGCCAGAACCAATAAGCAGATGATCTCCGAATTTGATAAACCTCGAAATGGTAAAAACTGGTTACAATATAAATTTTACAATCAGCCTTTGATCGCTGCATTGTCAAACTTAGAAGTGATTCAGTCTTCTGCAAGAGGAATCCAGGGTGATGCATTATCAATCATGCTTCAGGAAAAAGTTGATGCAGATATCAAGTTTGATGCTTATCAAGCGATTGTTTCAGCACCAACCATTGTTGTTCAGGGTGAACCTGCTCAAGGAAAAGTCGCCATCGGTAATTATTCCAGCAATGTTCCGGGATTATCAATGCCAGGTTTAACAGTAACAAACGGTCAGGGAGTTCGTAATTTAGATACCGGATCTTTAGGTGATAAAAGCTTTGCAGGAACAATTTCCTTTAAAGACGTAAACGGAAAAGAAATTCCTTTATCTTATAACCATACTTACAAGGTAATTGCGGGTGCACAAGAATTGAAAGCACAGAAAGGTGCTATTGTAACTGCTGATAAAATGAATGTTTTATACCGAGGTTTACCAAACCCGATCTCAGGTTCAATCTTAGGAGCAGATATGTCAGGAATTTCATTGTCTGCAGCTGGAGCTTCTGTTAGCGGTAGCGGTGGAAAATGGACGGTGACTCCAGGAGGAGGAAACTCCGTGACTTTAACAATCTCCGGACGTGATCCAAAAGGAGGTGTTATTTCACAATCTTTCCCTTTCCGAATTAAAAATGTTCCGCCACCAATTGGTCAGATTCAAGGTAAAAATATTGTATCAATGCCGGCGAGTTCAATTCCTAATCAAAGAGTGACTGCAGATATGCCGGACTTTGATTTCCCAGTAAGCTTTACTGTAAACAGTTTTATGTTTAAAGTTCCCGGAAAAGCAGCAATGTTGATCAACGGTAACTCTCTAAGTTCTGTCGCAAACCTTACAAAAGGCTTGAGAAATGGAGATATTGCTTATGTATTTAATATTCAGGCAACTGCTACAGGATTAGGAAACCAACAATTAAAAAATATTGGTAACGTCATAATAAACGTTCAATAAAAACGTTGCTATCAGATAATCGCAAATTGTCGGTAGTCTTAAATTATTTAAAATGAAAAAATTCATATTTGTATTTCTTGCTTTAGGTTTCATGTCTGTTGGAGCGCAAACCAAGAAAAAAACAAAAAGAAAAGCGAAGGCTAAAACCACCGTGGTGGCTAAGCCAGAGGTTGTAGAACCTGTTGTAGAAGTACCTGTGGAAACAGCTGCCGGGAGCAGTGTTGCAGATGAACCTATTAACTCAATGTCGATTTTAAATGCGAAATCACCGGAATCGTTCCGTAAATACAGAGAGCTCAATATGATCAAGCAAGGTGATTCAATGGTTTCTACGAAAATCACGCCTTTAAAGTATGGCTTTATCGAAGATAAAGATATCCTGAAGAGCATGGTAGTTTGGGAAATTATCGACATGAATGATAAGCTGAATCAGCCCTATTATCACAATGAGGATGGTTTGGTAACTCAAAACAGATCGCTTTATCAACTTTTATTTGATGCTATCAATGATGGTAGAATCACAGAAGTTTATGATGATGAATTATTCATGACCAGATTAAGTCCTGAAGCGATTCAGTCCCGTATTAAAAACGAGGTGATGAGTGACGCTGGAATCGACAGAATTAATGAAACAGGAAAACTGACAGAAGAAGAGAAGAAAGAATTTACCAACGTTTACGAAACCAAAACTGAGAATGTGAAGGTTTTAAAAATTAAAGGAATGTGGTATATCGATCGTAGAGACAGTCAGATGAAGTACAGACTTTTAGGAATCGCCGCGATGGGTCAGGATCCTTCAACAATGGGGCAATATGGTCCGGATGGTCAGCCTTTAGCTTCCAGGGATGAATTAATCGATCTGTTTTGGGTGTATTACCCGGATGCGAGAGAAGTCTTAGCGAACTCTGTAGTTTTTAATAATAAAAATTTAGCTTCCGATATAACTTATGATGATTTGTTAAATGCCAGAAGATTTTCAACAGTCATTTACAAGTCAGATAACGGTTTAGGAAACGGTGTAATCAAAGATTATATTCCGAATGATGCCGATGAACAGTTAGAGGAAAGCGAAAGAATCAAAGCGCAAATCCTGCAAATGGAGAGCGATATGTGGAATTATTAATCGATTCCTTTTAATATAGAAAAAAACCTGAGTACCTTTGCTCAGGTTTTTTTTGAACGTATTCTGAGTTTAAAAATTTCCTTTTATAAGTAAAAGTATCAATGAAAAATGTAGATTATATTATTGTGGGCGACGGTTACGCCGCTTACTTTTTTGCCCATCAGTTAATTCTCCATCAGAAATCTTTTGTTCTATTTTCTGCCAATAAAAAAAGTGCGTCCCGTGTTTCTGCTGGAATTGTAAACCCATTGGTTTTAAAAAAGTTCACTACTTTTTGGCTCGCAGCAGAGCAGATCGAATTTCTGACAAAAACAATCGCTGAAATTGAAAGTTATACGGGTAAGAATTATTTAATTAATGAAAGAATTCACCGAATTTTTCATGATGAGAACGAAAAAACACTTTGGTGTGGAAAAACCGAAACAGAAGAGTTAAAAGGTTTTTTAAATCCCGCCTTTGAGACTTTAGAAATCATTAAAAATCCGTTTGGCACTGGAGAAGTGAATCATTCCGCCCGGTTAGATGTCAATGCTTTTTTTGAAGGTATTTCATCTTATCTGGAAGCAAACGATAGGTTGATCCACGAAGAGTTTGCTTATACCAAAATCCAGGATTCTACATATAAAAATATCAATTTTAAAAATATCGTTTTCTGCGAAGGAATGGCCGTGAGAGCAAATCCGTTCTTTAATGATATTCAAGTTATCGCAAATAAAGGACATCATTTGAAAGTAAAACTTTCGCAGAAAATGAATCATCACTATACTTTAAAGAAAAAGCATTTTCTATTTCCTTTGAATAACGATGTTTATTATTACGGCGGAACTTACGATCCCAATGAAAGGGAAAATGTGATTGATGATTTTAAAACGGAAGAGTTAATTACAGGACTTTCAGAATTCTATCTACATGATTTTGAAATTGAAGAAGTGAATTACGGCTTTCGGCCAACTGTAAAAGACCGCCGCCCAATTTTAGGAAATCATCCGGAGCATCAAAACTATTATATCTACAACGGTTTAGGCGCACGTGGAATTCTTAATGGTTGTTATTTTTCCAAAGAACTTTATGAACATATTGAAAACGGAAAACTGCTAATGGCTGAAGTTGATATTAAAAGGTTTAATAAATAAGTCTATCTTTTTAGTTTGACGCACGCTAAGAAAACAATTTCGCTTTAAAGTATCTCGCATTCATTTCCGCAATATTGCTGATTGATATTCCGGCCGGACATTCGACTTCACAAGCGCCCGTAAACGTACAACTGCCAAAATTTTCAAGATCCATTTGGTAAACCATATCTAATGTTCGTTGGTGTTCTTCCGGTTTTCCTTGTGGCAATTGATTCAGATGGTTAATTTTCGCGGAAGTAAATAAAGCCGCCGACGCATTTTTACACGTCGCCACGCAGGCGCCACAACCAATACACGCCGCAGAATCCATGGCGCTGTCTGCAACTATTTTTGGAATAAGAATAGAATTGGCTTCGGCGGCAGTTCCTGTTTTTGCAGTGATGTAACCACCATGTTCAATAATCCGGTCAAATGCTGAACGGTCGACGACCAAATCTTTTATAATTGGAAAAGCTCCTGCTCGAAAAGGTTCTACCACAATGGTATCACCTTCTTTAAAACTTCGCATATGCAGTTGACAAGTCGTGGTATTATCATGTGGACCATGCGCTCTGCCGTTGATGAAAACACCACACTGGCCACAGATTCCTTCCCGACAATCGTGTTCAAAGGCGATTACCTTTTCATT
This DNA window, taken from Kaistella carnis, encodes the following:
- the porM gene encoding type IX secretion system motor protein PorM/GldM, which produces MAQGKQTPRQKMINLMYLVFIAMLAMQIDQEIIRSYKDTTGSLEETRALTENNNSIFGRTLAEKAKNTPDTFQAPLDNYKGLEAKADDLVKTIEGLKVELSKQAEYDQKLEIQESFASLNNTEPSTNIFFTKGDENVPSKAAGDLKSKIDAFKTYINQTFGGNPLMKEMVARTNKQMISEFDKPRNGKNWLQYKFYNQPLIAALSNLEVIQSSARGIQGDALSIMLQEKVDADIKFDAYQAIVSAPTIVVQGEPAQGKVAIGNYSSNVPGLSMPGLTVTNGQGVRNLDTGSLGDKSFAGTISFKDVNGKEIPLSYNHTYKVIAGAQELKAQKGAIVTADKMNVLYRGLPNPISGSILGADMSGISLSAAGASVSGSGGKWTVTPGGGNSVTLTISGRDPKGGVISQSFPFRIKNVPPPIGQIQGKNIVSMPASSIPNQRVTADMPDFDFPVSFTVNSFMFKVPGKAAMLINGNSLSSVANLTKGLRNGDIAYVFNIQATATGLGNQQLKNIGNVIINVQ
- the porN gene encoding type IX secretion system ring subunit PorN/GldN, encoding MSILNAKSPESFRKYRELNMIKQGDSMVSTKITPLKYGFIEDKDILKSMVVWEIIDMNDKLNQPYYHNEDGLVTQNRSLYQLLFDAINDGRITEVYDDELFMTRLSPEAIQSRIKNEVMSDAGIDRINETGKLTEEEKKEFTNVYETKTENVKVLKIKGMWYIDRRDSQMKYRLLGIAAMGQDPSTMGQYGPDGQPLASRDELIDLFWVYYPDAREVLANSVVFNNKNLASDITYDDLLNARRFSTVIYKSDNGLGNGVIKDYIPNDADEQLEESERIKAQILQMESDMWNY
- a CDS encoding NAD(P)/FAD-dependent oxidoreductase, translated to MKNVDYIIVGDGYAAYFFAHQLILHQKSFVLFSANKKSASRVSAGIVNPLVLKKFTTFWLAAEQIEFLTKTIAEIESYTGKNYLINERIHRIFHDENEKTLWCGKTETEELKGFLNPAFETLEIIKNPFGTGEVNHSARLDVNAFFEGISSYLEANDRLIHEEFAYTKIQDSTYKNINFKNIVFCEGMAVRANPFFNDIQVIANKGHHLKVKLSQKMNHHYTLKKKHFLFPLNNDVYYYGGTYDPNERENVIDDFKTEELITGLSEFYLHDFEIEEVNYGFRPTVKDRRPILGNHPEHQNYYIYNGLGARGILNGCYFSKELYEHIENGKLLMAEVDIKRFNK
- a CDS encoding succinate dehydrogenase/fumarate reductase iron-sulfur subunit, producing the protein MKVTFKIWRQENSESKGAFKTYETEGISEEMSFLEALDHLNETLVLKNEKVIAFEHDCREGICGQCGVFINGRAHGPHDNTTTCQLHMRSFKEGDTIVVEPFRAGAFPIIKDLVVDRSAFDRIIEHGGYITAKTGTAAEANSILIPKIVADSAMDSAACIGCGACVATCKNASAALFTSAKINHLNQLPQGKPEEHQRTLDMVYQMDLENFGSCTFTGACEVECPAGISISNIAEMNARYFKAKLFS